One Deinococcus aerius DNA segment encodes these proteins:
- a CDS encoding GNAT family N-acetyltransferase — MTLPVTVRRVTDPEDPALAAFGQIQEQSYYAPDMLIPPQAFPHLVAGGGRGERRDRILVAEDASGQVLGGTVYHLLPEAGFSSFVAVAREARGRGVSRALHAARLEDIRAHGLRGLFADSVFPGREDAADREAEARVGTDPVARRRALHALGYRTVDVPYWQPVGGPNGGPLTDLDLIYDPMDGATTVPTRLVTSTLRAYWGAWLGQSRARREAEALAERAGSDTLALLPATETPTYWRGKGVEQ, encoded by the coding sequence ATGACCCTGCCCGTCACCGTCCGCCGCGTGACCGACCCCGAGGACCCCGCACTCGCCGCCTTCGGCCAGATTCAGGAACAGAGCTACTACGCGCCCGACATGCTCATCCCCCCACAGGCCTTCCCGCACCTCGTGGCGGGCGGGGGCCGGGGAGAGCGGCGCGACCGCATCCTGGTCGCCGAGGACGCCTCGGGCCAGGTACTTGGCGGCACCGTCTACCACCTCCTGCCCGAGGCGGGCTTCAGCTCCTTCGTGGCGGTGGCGAGGGAGGCGCGGGGCCGGGGCGTCAGCCGCGCCCTGCACGCGGCGAGGCTGGAGGACATCCGGGCCCACGGGCTCAGGGGTCTCTTCGCCGACAGCGTCTTTCCCGGCCGCGAGGACGCCGCCGACCGCGAGGCCGAGGCCCGGGTGGGCACCGACCCGGTCGCGCGACGACGCGCCCTGCACGCCCTGGGTTACCGCACCGTGGACGTGCCGTACTGGCAACCCGTGGGCGGCCCGAACGGCGGCCCCCTGACCGACCTCGACCTCATCTACGACCCGATGGACGGCGCGACCACCGTGCCCACCCGCCTCGTGACCTCCACCCTCCGCGCCTACTGGGGCGCCTGGCTGGGCCAGAGCCGCGCCCGGAGAGAAGCCGAAGCCCTGGCCGAGCGGGCGGGAAGTGACACCCTGGCCCTGCTACCCGCGACGGAAACGCCGACGTACTGGCGGGGAAAAGGAGTGGAGCAGTAG
- a CDS encoding multidrug DMT transporter: protein MDTLLKKAGAMLAHLDLFTHMLHLRGLLQLAAHMEERGDRVTLISPEAITLVGSDMTTDPSVTTSKGATIEAGNAYSVLRTLKGHDAPEYAVTREELKALNARAVAELEASDAMRAFGETLARIGVPVGAGAAETAPERPARGRRAAEAEAGNEQPAA from the coding sequence ATGGACACACTGCTGAAAAAAGCGGGGGCGATGCTCGCGCACCTCGACCTGTTCACGCATATGCTGCATCTGCGGGGGCTGTTGCAACTCGCCGCGCACATGGAGGAGCGGGGCGACCGGGTCACGCTCATCTCGCCCGAGGCGATCACGCTGGTCGGCAGCGACATGACCACCGACCCCAGCGTCACCACCAGCAAGGGCGCGACCATCGAGGCGGGCAATGCCTACAGCGTGTTGCGCACCCTTAAGGGCCACGACGCGCCGGAGTACGCCGTCACGCGGGAGGAACTCAAGGCGCTCAATGCCCGCGCCGTCGCGGAGCTGGAGGCGAGTGACGCGATGCGGGCGTTCGGGGAGACGCTGGCGCGGATCGGTGTTCCCGTGGGCGCCGGGGCGGCTGAGACGGCGCCGGAGCGTCCCGCGCGGGGGCGACGGGCGGCCGAGGCGGAGGCGGGGAACGAGCAGCCTGCGGCTTGA